Proteins encoded by one window of Erythrobacter sp.:
- a CDS encoding ligase-associated DNA damage response exonuclease: protein MAAPFSWIRPEPHGVHIVPADAWIDPSRAVERALVTHGHADHARGGHGEAVATPATLAIMELRYNTREGAIPVEYGETVRLPGGVDATYIPAGHVLGSAQILLEHAGERVVITGDYKRRADPTCAPFEVTPCDIFITEATFGLPLFTHPPIGEEMAKLLDRLAAHPDRCVLVGAYALGKAQRVIAELRAAGHHDPIYLHGAMEKMCRLYEDFGVALGELRLVADYPKDAMRGAVVICPPSALNDRWSRRLPDPITAMASGWMRVRQRARQRNVELPLVISDHADWNELTRTIEEVNPQETWITHGREEALLRWHQLHQRRARALALVGYEDEDD from the coding sequence ATGGCCGCGCCCTTCTCCTGGATTCGCCCCGAACCCCACGGCGTGCATATTGTGCCCGCCGATGCGTGGATCGACCCGTCGCGGGCAGTCGAGCGCGCGCTCGTGACCCACGGCCATGCCGATCACGCGCGCGGCGGGCATGGCGAGGCCGTAGCCACCCCGGCAACGCTGGCGATCATGGAACTGCGGTACAATACGCGCGAAGGTGCCATCCCGGTGGAATATGGCGAAACCGTCCGCCTCCCCGGCGGGGTCGATGCGACCTATATCCCGGCAGGCCACGTGCTCGGCAGCGCGCAGATCCTGCTCGAGCATGCAGGCGAGAGAGTCGTCATCACCGGCGATTACAAGCGCCGCGCCGATCCGACCTGCGCTCCGTTCGAAGTGACGCCTTGCGACATTTTCATCACCGAGGCGACCTTCGGCCTGCCGCTTTTCACCCACCCGCCGATTGGCGAGGAGATGGCGAAGCTGCTCGATCGTCTCGCCGCGCATCCTGATCGCTGCGTTCTCGTGGGTGCCTATGCGCTGGGCAAGGCGCAGCGCGTGATCGCCGAACTGCGCGCCGCGGGCCATCATGATCCGATCTATCTCCACGGCGCGATGGAGAAGATGTGTCGTCTTTACGAGGACTTCGGCGTGGCGCTGGGCGAATTGCGGCTGGTGGCCGACTATCCCAAGGACGCGATGCGCGGGGCCGTAGTCATCTGCCCACCCTCGGCACTGAACGACCGCTGGAGCCGGCGCCTGCCTGATCCGATCACCGCGATGGCGAGCGGCTGGATGCGCGTGCGCCAGCGCGCCCGCCAGCGCAATGTCGAGCTGCCGCTGGTGATTTCGGACCATGCCGACTGGAACGAACTCACGCGCACGATCGAGGAAGTGAACCCGCAGGAAACCTGGATCACCCACGGCCGCGAGGAAGCGCTGCTGCGCTGGCACCAGCTCCACCAGCGCCGCGCCCGGGCGCTGGCGCTGGTGGGGTACGAGGACGAGGATGATTGA
- a CDS encoding M1 family metallopeptidase, with the protein MTPKIALFAMAAGACALAAPVSAQHAVEAVPALPYSGPLHERTAQSDLPLEGPRAAMRIEHVEMVMQVLPETRYLASHNRYQVLLTGDLDQLQFDLDPRYDVVQVFVDREDLPQDRFRNRDGLLTIDLPSARQTGEMVEVDIIYGGHPHVAANPPWDGGFVWAQTPAGEPWIATAVQGEGCDMFWPCIDHSSSRIGSIDMEVTVPDGLVAAGNGVLVETVANTDGTTTYHWSARNPSNYGITLQIGPYQLAEQDYQSRFGNVVPIRFWHLPGSKAQARRLVAEMATYLDFFEERIGPYPFGDEKAGVAETPHLGMEHQTINAYGNGYRPDPLGYDWLLQHEFAHEWFANQLTNASINHMWLHEGIGQWMQPLYLEWARGEMLYDAEMWRFRQEIRNNVPLVSPEGQLPDYNDQAEGWGFDIYYKGAWVMHSLRYLVGDEVLFPALTRLTYGTDTPVPGQIAPVLRSTDDFRVILEDATGDDLNWFFDTYFYQAELPRLEQSREGNVLTLEWQTTAERAFEMPVEVSIAGQVRRVEMPGGRAQITLPDMRAQVLVDPRNQILMHDEAIERARGSR; encoded by the coding sequence ATGACGCCAAAGATTGCATTGTTCGCGATGGCGGCGGGGGCCTGTGCCCTCGCCGCTCCTGTTTCGGCCCAGCACGCCGTGGAAGCCGTACCTGCGCTCCCCTACAGCGGCCCCCTGCACGAGCGCACCGCGCAAAGCGATCTGCCCCTCGAAGGCCCTCGCGCTGCTATGCGGATCGAGCACGTCGAAATGGTCATGCAGGTGCTTCCCGAAACTCGCTACCTGGCATCGCACAATCGCTATCAGGTGCTCCTGACAGGTGATCTGGATCAGCTCCAGTTCGATCTCGATCCCCGCTATGACGTCGTGCAAGTGTTCGTGGACCGCGAAGACTTGCCGCAAGACAGGTTTCGCAATCGCGATGGTCTGCTGACGATCGACCTGCCCTCCGCTCGCCAGACCGGTGAAATGGTGGAAGTGGATATCATCTACGGCGGCCATCCGCATGTCGCCGCCAATCCGCCGTGGGATGGCGGCTTCGTCTGGGCGCAGACGCCTGCGGGCGAACCGTGGATTGCCACTGCCGTGCAGGGTGAAGGGTGCGACATGTTCTGGCCGTGCATCGATCACTCCTCCAGCCGAATTGGCAGCATCGACATGGAGGTGACGGTACCCGATGGCCTTGTCGCCGCAGGAAATGGTGTATTGGTGGAAACCGTGGCCAACACCGATGGCACGACGACCTATCACTGGAGTGCGCGCAACCCGTCCAACTACGGGATCACCTTGCAAATCGGCCCGTACCAACTGGCCGAGCAGGATTACCAGAGCCGCTTCGGCAACGTGGTCCCGATCCGTTTCTGGCACTTGCCCGGCAGCAAGGCACAGGCGCGGCGACTGGTGGCGGAAATGGCGACCTATCTCGATTTCTTCGAGGAGAGAATTGGGCCTTACCCTTTCGGCGACGAAAAGGCCGGCGTGGCCGAGACTCCGCATCTGGGCATGGAACACCAGACCATCAACGCCTACGGCAACGGCTATCGGCCCGATCCGCTCGGCTACGACTGGCTGTTGCAGCACGAATTCGCGCATGAATGGTTCGCCAACCAGCTGACCAACGCCAGCATCAACCACATGTGGCTGCATGAAGGCATCGGCCAGTGGATGCAGCCGCTCTATCTCGAATGGGCGCGCGGCGAGATGCTCTATGACGCCGAGATGTGGCGGTTCCGGCAGGAGATCCGCAACAATGTCCCGCTGGTATCGCCCGAGGGGCAATTGCCCGATTATAACGATCAGGCGGAGGGCTGGGGCTTCGATATCTACTATAAGGGCGCGTGGGTGATGCATTCGCTGCGCTACCTTGTGGGGGACGAGGTGCTGTTCCCCGCGCTGACCCGGCTGACCTATGGCACCGACACTCCGGTGCCCGGCCAGATCGCCCCGGTGCTGCGCTCCACCGACGATTTCCGGGTGATCCTGGAGGATGCGACCGGGGATGATCTCAACTGGTTCTTCGATACCTATTTCTATCAGGCCGAATTGCCGCGACTGGAGCAGAGCCGCGAGGGCAATGTGCTGACGCTGGAATGGCAGACGACGGCAGAGCGCGCATTCGAGATGCCGGTCGAAGTCAGCATTGCCGGACAGGTACGGCGGGTGGAAATGCCCGGAGGACGCGCGCAGATCACGCTGCCCGATATGCGAGCGCAGGTGCTGGTCGATCCGCGCAACCAGATCCTGATGCACGACGAGGCGATCGAGCGGGCGCGCGGATCGCGATAG
- a CDS encoding DUF167 domain-containing protein, whose product MARPKADLPSAAALLALADGEGRLAVRVTPGARSEGLAIVDGSVVAKVRAKPQDGEANAAVIALLARALDCAASRITLLRGATSREKLFRV is encoded by the coding sequence GTGGCCAGACCGAAAGCTGACCTTCCATCTGCCGCCGCCTTGCTGGCGCTTGCGGATGGCGAGGGGCGGCTGGCCGTGCGAGTTACGCCAGGGGCGCGGAGCGAAGGCCTTGCCATCGTCGACGGCAGCGTGGTCGCCAAGGTCCGGGCCAAGCCGCAGGACGGCGAAGCGAATGCGGCAGTGATTGCGCTGCTGGCAAGGGCGCTCGATTGCGCGGCCTCCCGCATCACGTTGTTGCGCGGCGCAACTTCTCGCGAAAAGCTGTTCCGGGTCTAG
- a CDS encoding cisplatin damage response ATP-dependent DNA ligase: protein MEDFAALLDALVYTRSRNEKLRLIAEYLRATPDPDRGWALAALTDGLDFPAVKSSTIRNLLKERVDPVLWSLSRDFVGDTAETASFLWPEPLGDVAPPPSVGEAVTALTAMTRVSVLSELPRLLDRLDASGRYALLKLATGAMRIGISTRLAKVAFAQAFDVSPDEVEEYWHALAPPYAELFAWGADGAPPPDTAQLPLFRPFMLAHPLENVVVDLADYAAEWKWDGIRVQLVHVAGETRLYSRSGDDISMTFPELLPALAIPAVLDGELLVRGTAQGGEAGGAASFNALQQRLGRKTVSKKMLAEAPAFVRLYDVLSVDDEDVRAQPWTERRTRLETLMQRLPESHFDLSQLVQSRDFAQLAEIRAGARDEAIEGLMLKRRDSPYIAGRRTGLWYKWKRDPLLVDCVLMYAQRGSGKRSSFYSDYTFGCWDGDPDAGAELLPVGKAYSGFTDEELKLLDRHVRQNTVNRFGPVRETDKSLVFEVAFDSVHESKRHKSGLAMRFPRIHRIRWDKPAHEADRIEALRALVKD from the coding sequence GTGGAGGACTTCGCCGCCCTCCTCGATGCGCTCGTCTACACGCGCTCCCGCAACGAGAAGCTGCGGCTGATCGCGGAGTACCTGCGCGCCACGCCCGATCCCGATCGCGGCTGGGCCTTGGCGGCGCTGACTGATGGATTGGATTTCCCTGCCGTCAAAAGCTCCACCATCCGCAACCTGTTGAAGGAGCGGGTCGATCCGGTGCTGTGGAGCCTCAGCCGCGATTTCGTTGGCGATACGGCGGAGACGGCCAGCTTCCTCTGGCCCGAACCGCTGGGTGACGTCGCGCCGCCGCCGAGCGTGGGCGAGGCCGTGACGGCATTGACCGCGATGACGCGCGTCTCGGTGCTCAGCGAATTGCCGCGCCTGCTCGACCGGCTCGATGCCTCGGGCCGCTATGCTCTGCTGAAGCTGGCGACCGGGGCAATGCGGATCGGCATTTCCACCCGGCTCGCCAAGGTGGCTTTCGCTCAAGCCTTCGATGTTTCGCCGGACGAAGTGGAGGAATACTGGCACGCGCTGGCCCCGCCCTATGCCGAACTGTTCGCCTGGGGTGCAGACGGAGCGCCGCCGCCCGATACTGCCCAGTTGCCGCTGTTCCGCCCCTTCATGCTGGCGCATCCGCTGGAGAACGTGGTGGTCGATCTGGCCGACTATGCCGCCGAGTGGAAGTGGGACGGAATCCGCGTGCAACTGGTGCACGTAGCGGGCGAGACGCGGCTCTATTCGCGGTCGGGCGACGATATTTCGATGACTTTTCCCGAGCTTCTGCCCGCGCTGGCCATCCCCGCCGTACTCGATGGAGAATTGCTGGTGCGCGGCACGGCGCAAGGCGGGGAGGCAGGCGGTGCGGCCAGTTTCAATGCCCTGCAACAGCGGTTGGGGCGCAAGACGGTGTCGAAGAAGATGCTCGCTGAAGCCCCCGCCTTCGTCCGGCTGTACGATGTGCTCAGCGTGGATGACGAAGATGTGCGCGCGCAACCCTGGACCGAGCGCCGCACCCGGCTCGAAACGCTGATGCAGCGCCTGCCGGAAAGCCATTTCGACCTCTCACAATTGGTTCAATCGCGCGATTTTGCGCAGCTTGCAGAAATCCGGGCGGGTGCGCGCGACGAGGCCATCGAAGGGCTGATGCTCAAGCGCCGCGATTCGCCCTATATCGCTGGTCGGCGCACCGGGCTGTGGTACAAGTGGAAGCGCGATCCGCTGCTGGTCGATTGCGTGCTGATGTATGCCCAGCGCGGCAGCGGCAAGCGGTCGAGTTTCTATTCGGACTACACCTTCGGCTGCTGGGATGGCGATCCTGATGCAGGCGCCGAACTGCTGCCGGTGGGCAAGGCCTATTCGGGGTTCACCGACGAAGAACTGAAACTGCTCGACCGACACGTGCGGCAGAACACCGTCAACCGGTTCGGCCCGGTGCGCGAGACCGACAAGTCGCTGGTGTTCGAAGTCGCATTCGATTCGGTCCACGAAAGCAAGCGCCACAAGAGCGGCCTCGCCATGCGCTTCCCTCGTATCCACCGCATTCGCTGGGACAAGCCCGCGCACGAAGCCGACCGGATCGAGGCACTGCGAGCGCTGGTGAAGGATTGA
- the clpA gene encoding ATP-dependent Clp protease ATP-binding subunit ClpA encodes MPSFAQNLEKTLHTAIQHAIDRAHEYATLEHLLLALVDDSDAAAVMNACGVDTEELTGVVRQYLDQEYQSLKTDEDADPQPTAGFQRVIQRAILHVQSSGKDMVTGANVLVALFSERDSYAVYFLQQQDMSRLDAVSFISHGIGKGGRQLESRSPEGAEEETQARGEEKPEKNKKDSALDQFCVNLNQKALDGKIDPLIGRGPEVDRTIQILCRRSKNNPLYVGDPGVGKTAIAEGLARKIVEGDVPEVLEPAVIYSLDMGALLAGTRYRGDFEERLKQVVNELEKLPDAILFIDEIHTVIGAGATSGGAMDASNLLKPALSSGAIRCIGSTTYKEFRNHFEKDRALLRRFQKIDVNEPTVEDTIKILRGLRTAFEEHHKVKYTPDAIKTAVEMSARYINDRKLPDKAIDVIDEVGAMQMLVPPSRRKKTITSKEIEKVVATMARIPPKSVSKDDKAALASLEKDLKRVVFGQDPAIEKLSVAMKLSRAGLRDPDKPIGSFLFSGPTGVGKTEVARQLAEIMGIELKRFDMSEYMERHSISRLIGAPPGYVGYDQGGLLTDAIDQHPHCVLLLDEIEKAHPDLFNILLQVMDNGRLTDHHGKTVDFRNVVLIMTTNAGASDAAKQGIGFGSGQKTEASEEAVKKMFTPEFRNRLDAIVPFGYLGQETVSRVVDKFILQLELQLADQNVHIQFDSDAREWLGKRGYDKLMGARPMARLIQEKVKQPLAEELLFGKLAHGGEVHVSVKEDALAFELTPAPPKSKVSTKKKASAKKAPEAPAADGTAESESDEG; translated from the coding sequence ATGCCCAGTTTCGCCCAGAACCTCGAAAAGACCCTCCACACCGCGATCCAGCACGCGATCGACCGCGCACATGAGTACGCAACGCTGGAGCACCTGCTGCTGGCCCTGGTGGACGATAGCGATGCTGCGGCGGTGATGAACGCTTGCGGCGTCGATACGGAGGAACTGACCGGGGTAGTGCGCCAGTATCTCGATCAAGAATACCAGTCGCTCAAGACCGACGAGGACGCCGATCCGCAGCCCACTGCCGGTTTCCAGCGGGTGATCCAGCGCGCGATCCTGCACGTCCAGTCCTCGGGCAAGGACATGGTGACCGGTGCTAACGTGCTGGTGGCGCTGTTCTCCGAACGCGATTCCTATGCCGTCTATTTCCTCCAGCAGCAGGACATGAGCCGGCTCGATGCGGTGAGTTTCATCAGCCACGGCATTGGCAAGGGTGGTCGCCAGCTGGAAAGCCGCAGTCCCGAAGGCGCCGAGGAAGAAACGCAGGCGCGCGGCGAGGAAAAGCCCGAGAAGAACAAAAAGGATTCCGCGCTCGACCAGTTCTGCGTCAACCTGAACCAGAAGGCGCTGGACGGGAAGATCGATCCCCTTATCGGGCGCGGTCCGGAAGTGGACCGGACGATCCAGATCCTCTGCCGCCGCAGCAAGAACAACCCGCTCTATGTCGGCGATCCCGGCGTCGGCAAGACCGCGATTGCCGAAGGGCTGGCGCGCAAGATCGTCGAAGGCGACGTGCCCGAAGTGCTCGAACCGGCAGTGATCTATTCGCTCGACATGGGCGCGCTGCTGGCAGGCACCCGCTATCGCGGCGATTTCGAGGAACGGCTGAAGCAGGTTGTCAACGAGCTCGAAAAGTTGCCTGATGCCATTCTTTTCATTGACGAAATCCACACCGTGATCGGCGCCGGGGCAACCAGCGGCGGAGCGATGGATGCAAGCAACCTGCTCAAGCCCGCGCTGTCCAGCGGGGCGATCCGCTGCATCGGTTCAACCACCTACAAGGAATTCCGCAATCATTTCGAAAAGGATCGCGCACTGCTGCGGCGGTTCCAGAAGATCGATGTGAACGAGCCGACGGTGGAGGATACGATCAAGATCCTGCGCGGCCTGCGCACCGCGTTCGAAGAGCATCACAAGGTCAAGTACACTCCCGATGCGATCAAGACCGCAGTGGAAATGAGCGCGCGCTACATCAACGATCGCAAGCTGCCCGACAAGGCGATCGACGTGATCGACGAAGTCGGCGCGATGCAGATGCTGGTGCCGCCAAGCCGCCGGAAGAAGACCATCACCTCGAAGGAAATCGAGAAGGTGGTGGCGACAATGGCGCGCATCCCACCGAAGTCCGTAAGCAAGGACGACAAGGCCGCGCTCGCCAGCCTGGAAAAGGATCTGAAGCGCGTTGTCTTCGGGCAGGATCCGGCGATCGAGAAGCTCTCGGTGGCAATGAAGCTCAGCCGCGCAGGCCTTCGCGATCCGGACAAGCCGATCGGCTCGTTCCTGTTCTCCGGCCCCACCGGCGTGGGCAAGACCGAAGTCGCAAGGCAGCTGGCGGAAATCATGGGGATCGAACTCAAGCGGTTCGACATGTCCGAATACATGGAACGCCATTCCATCTCGCGGCTGATCGGCGCCCCTCCGGGCTATGTCGGCTACGATCAGGGAGGGCTGCTCACCGATGCCATCGACCAGCACCCGCACTGCGTGCTGCTGCTCGACGAAATCGAGAAGGCGCATCCGGATCTGTTCAACATCCTGTTGCAGGTAATGGATAACGGCCGCCTCACCGATCACCACGGCAAGACAGTGGATTTCCGCAATGTCGTACTGATCATGACGACCAATGCCGGCGCGTCCGACGCGGCCAAGCAGGGCATCGGTTTCGGATCGGGGCAGAAGACCGAAGCTTCGGAAGAAGCGGTGAAGAAGATGTTCACTCCGGAATTCCGCAACCGCTTGGATGCGATCGTGCCTTTCGGCTACCTCGGGCAGGAAACCGTCAGCCGGGTGGTGGACAAGTTCATCCTCCAGCTCGAATTGCAACTGGCCGACCAGAACGTGCACATCCAGTTCGACAGCGATGCGCGCGAATGGCTGGGCAAGCGCGGTTACGACAAGCTGATGGGTGCCCGGCCGATGGCACGGCTGATCCAGGAGAAGGTCAAGCAGCCGCTGGCGGAAGAACTGCTGTTCGGCAAGCTGGCGCACGGCGGCGAAGTGCATGTGAGCGTGAAGGAAGATGCGCTCGCCTTCGAACTCACGCCCGCGCCACCCAAGAGCAAGGTTTCGACGAAGAAGAAGGCGTCGGCGAAGAAGGCTCCCGAAGCTCCGGCTGCGGACGGCACTGCCGAGAGCGAGAGTGACGAGGGCTGA
- a CDS encoding DUF1192 domain-containing protein: MEDDDLPRIRSDAASLLASESLDTYSQDELLARVAQLEAEIARVKAHHARAANHRKLAESLFQPRETD, encoded by the coding sequence ATGGAAGATGACGACCTTCCCCGGATCCGTTCCGACGCGGCGAGCCTTCTCGCAAGTGAAAGCCTCGACACCTATTCGCAGGACGAATTGCTCGCGCGTGTCGCCCAGCTCGAAGCGGAAATCGCGCGGGTGAAGGCGCACCACGCCAGGGCGGCGAACCATCGCAAATTGGCGGAATCGCTGTTCCAGCCCAGAGAGACCGACTGA
- a CDS encoding gamma carbonic anhydrase family protein, translated as MDPRFPGATIMAFEGKYPQIDDSAFIAPGARIIGDVTIGTQASVWYNCVLRGDIHRIVIGARSNVQDGSVFHVEGPRPDTDGEPSIVGKDCVIGHMAVVHGAQLEDRAFVGMGAIAMDGSRIASGGMLGAGALLSPGKVIGPGEIWIGRPAKYFRTQDEAQIAKIRFQTERYCRLAAKHLAEIRGQTES; from the coding sequence ATGGATCCGCGCTTTCCCGGTGCCACGATCATGGCCTTCGAAGGAAAATACCCGCAGATCGACGATAGCGCCTTCATTGCCCCCGGCGCGCGGATCATCGGCGATGTCACGATCGGCACGCAGGCGAGCGTGTGGTACAATTGCGTGCTGCGCGGGGATATCCACCGGATCGTGATCGGCGCGCGCAGCAATGTGCAGGACGGCAGCGTGTTCCACGTCGAAGGCCCGCGCCCCGATACCGATGGCGAACCCAGCATCGTCGGCAAGGATTGCGTGATCGGCCATATGGCGGTGGTCCACGGTGCGCAACTGGAAGACCGGGCCTTTGTGGGCATGGGTGCCATTGCGATGGATGGATCGCGGATCGCCAGCGGCGGAATGCTCGGCGCGGGGGCCTTGCTCAGCCCTGGGAAGGTGATCGGCCCGGGCGAGATCTGGATCGGCCGCCCGGCGAAATACTTCCGCACGCAGGACGAAGCGCAGATCGCCAAGATCCGCTTCCAGACCGAACGCTATTGCCGGCTCGCGGCCAAGCATCTGGCCGAAATCCGTGGCCAGACCGAAAGCTGA
- a CDS encoding NAD(P)H-quinone oxidoreductase produces MAAVEIGAPGGPEVLRLVQRKVPQPGPGEVLIKVSHAGVNRPDCLQRRGIYPPPPGASDLPGLEIAGEVVALGAGVDASTLGGELGKCVCALVTGGGYAEYCLARPEHCLPVPADMSMAEAAALPETLFTVWHNVFQRGFARDGEVLLVHGGTSGIGTMAITLAKLFEMTVITTSGSDEKCAAALAMGADHAINYRTEDFSARVLELTGARGADVILDVVAGSYTQRNLDCLAEDGRLVVIATLGGPKSEINLIKLMVKRQSITGSTMRARSDVFKGLVADELFREVWPLVEDGELRPVMDRIYPLAEAFAAHARMEAGEHVGKIVLKVGEE; encoded by the coding sequence ATGGCTGCGGTCGAAATCGGCGCGCCCGGGGGGCCGGAGGTCCTGCGGCTGGTGCAGCGCAAGGTGCCGCAGCCGGGGCCGGGCGAAGTGCTGATCAAGGTGAGCCACGCGGGGGTCAACCGCCCCGATTGCCTGCAACGCAGGGGGATCTACCCGCCGCCTCCCGGGGCATCGGACCTGCCGGGGCTGGAGATCGCGGGCGAAGTGGTGGCGCTGGGCGCTGGCGTCGATGCCAGCACTCTCGGCGGCGAACTGGGCAAGTGCGTCTGCGCGCTGGTGACCGGCGGCGGCTACGCGGAATACTGTCTGGCTCGACCCGAGCATTGCCTGCCGGTTCCTGCGGACATGTCGATGGCGGAAGCGGCGGCTCTGCCCGAAACGCTGTTTACCGTTTGGCACAATGTCTTCCAGCGCGGCTTTGCCCGCGATGGCGAGGTGCTGCTGGTCCATGGCGGCACGAGCGGGATCGGGACCATGGCGATCACGCTGGCCAAGCTTTTCGAGATGACGGTGATTACCACCTCCGGATCGGACGAGAAGTGCGCCGCTGCGCTGGCAATGGGTGCGGATCATGCGATCAATTACCGCACCGAGGATTTTTCCGCCCGGGTGCTCGAACTGACGGGCGCGCGCGGCGCTGACGTCATTCTCGATGTGGTGGCGGGCAGCTACACCCAGCGCAACCTCGATTGCTTGGCAGAAGACGGCCGGCTGGTGGTAATCGCCACGCTCGGCGGCCCCAAGTCCGAGATCAATCTCATCAAACTGATGGTGAAGCGCCAAAGCATTACCGGATCGACGATGCGCGCCCGCAGTGACGTGTTCAAGGGCCTGGTGGCGGACGAACTATTCCGCGAAGTCTGGCCGCTGGTGGAAGACGGCGAGTTGCGCCCGGTGATGGACCGGATCTACCCGCTCGCCGAAGCCTTCGCCGCCCATGCGCGGATGGAAGCGGGCGAGCACGTCGGCAAGATTGTGCTGAAGGTGGGAGAGGAATGA